A single genomic interval of Streptomyces showdoensis harbors:
- a CDS encoding GlcG/HbpS family heme-binding protein → MKKKILLGTTAAVVLAAGTFGAVSANASAPQAAPAAVAAKKAGADKDNLRQDTHLTIEAATKAAQATLKAAEKENQRVSVAVVDRNGNTIVTLRGDGAGPQSYESAERKAFTAVSWNAPTSVLAGRLAQAPNLKDIPGTLFLAGGAPVTANGAPIAGIGVAGAPSGDLDEKFAQAGVASLDD, encoded by the coding sequence ATGAAGAAGAAGATCCTCCTCGGCACCACCGCCGCCGTCGTCCTCGCCGCCGGTACCTTCGGCGCCGTCTCCGCCAACGCCTCCGCCCCGCAGGCCGCGCCCGCCGCCGTGGCCGCGAAGAAGGCCGGCGCCGACAAGGACAACCTGCGCCAGGACACCCACCTGACGATCGAGGCCGCCACGAAGGCCGCGCAGGCCACGCTGAAGGCCGCCGAGAAGGAGAACCAGCGGGTCTCCGTCGCCGTCGTCGACCGCAACGGCAACACCATCGTCACCCTGCGCGGCGACGGTGCCGGCCCGCAGTCCTACGAGTCGGCCGAGCGCAAGGCGTTCACCGCCGTCTCCTGGAACGCCCCGACCTCCGTCCTCGCGGGCCGTCTCGCCCAGGCTCCGAACCTGAAGGACATCCCGGGCACCCTCTTCCTCGCCGGTGGCGCCCCCGTCACCGCGAACGGCGCCCCGATCGCCGGCATCGGCGTGGCCGGCGCCCCCTCGGGCGACCTGGACGAGAAGTTCGCCCAGGCGGGCGTGGCGTCCCTCGACGACTGA
- a CDS encoding sensor histidine kinase, translated as MARGRTMEQGRQDPDARWLARVMHVAFFLLLGASLARFLLRHPWEDRSPWIVALSGALASLYLLGPVLGTRATPRRIAWLSTVVAVWMVLVVLAPSFAWCAVPLFYTGLRTLPPRAALGLVGLLTVFVVAAQVKLSHGGWDPNLVIAPPAVAAIATAVFVHAERQADRQRALIDDLIRTRRELAATERREGTLAERQRLSMEIHDTLAQGLSSQQMLLQAADRTWDGDPSTARRHVRTAESIAERNLAEARRFVHDLAPADLAEGGGLEEALRGLATRESAAFRVDGTAVALPDRVQSALLRIAQGALANIREHAGATSAAITLTYLDDQVVLDVADDGRGFEPASGRPDGGVRGHGLPAMRVRAQQLGGTLTVESAPGEGTVLSAAIPLPRPLEAGE; from the coding sequence ATGGCGAGAGGGCGGACGATGGAGCAGGGCCGGCAGGATCCCGACGCCCGCTGGCTGGCGCGGGTCATGCACGTCGCCTTCTTCCTGCTGCTCGGCGCCTCCCTCGCCCGCTTCCTGCTGCGCCATCCGTGGGAGGACCGCAGCCCCTGGATCGTCGCCCTCTCGGGCGCGCTCGCCTCCCTCTACCTCCTCGGGCCCGTCCTCGGCACCCGCGCGACGCCCCGGCGGATCGCCTGGCTGAGCACGGTCGTCGCCGTGTGGATGGTCCTGGTGGTGCTGGCGCCCAGCTTCGCCTGGTGCGCGGTGCCGCTCTTCTACACGGGCCTGCGCACCCTGCCGCCGCGGGCCGCGCTCGGCCTGGTCGGGCTGCTCACCGTCTTCGTGGTGGCGGCCCAGGTGAAGCTGTCGCACGGCGGCTGGGACCCCAACCTGGTGATCGCCCCGCCGGCCGTCGCCGCCATCGCGACCGCCGTGTTCGTGCACGCCGAGCGGCAGGCGGACCGACAGCGGGCCCTGATCGACGACCTGATCCGCACCCGCAGGGAGCTGGCCGCGACCGAGCGGCGCGAGGGCACCCTGGCGGAGCGGCAGCGGCTCTCCATGGAGATCCACGACACCCTGGCGCAGGGCCTGTCCAGCCAGCAGATGCTGCTCCAGGCCGCCGACCGCACCTGGGACGGCGACCCGTCGACCGCCCGCCGGCACGTCCGTACGGCCGAGTCGATCGCCGAGCGCAACCTCGCCGAGGCCCGCCGCTTCGTGCACGACCTGGCCCCCGCGGACCTCGCCGAGGGCGGCGGCCTGGAGGAGGCGCTGCGCGGCCTCGCCACCCGCGAGTCGGCCGCGTTCCGGGTGGACGGGACGGCCGTCGCGCTGCCGGACCGGGTGCAGTCGGCGCTGCTGCGGATCGCGCAGGGCGCCCTCGCCAACATCCGCGAACACGCCGGGGCCACCTCGGCCGCGATCACCCTGACCTACCTGGACGACCAGGTGGTGCTCGACGTCGCCGACGACGGGCGCGGCTTCGAGCCGGCGTCCGGCCGCCCCGACGGGGGCGTACGGGGCCACGGCCTGCCCGCGATGCGGGTGCGGGCCCAGCAGCTGGGCGGCACCCTGACCGTCGAGTCCGCCCCCGGCGAGGGCACCGTGCTCTCCGCCGCGATCCCCCTCCCACGCCCCCTGGAGGCAGGCGAGTGA
- a CDS encoding response regulator, which yields MTVRILLCDDHAVVRAGLLALLGSAPGIEVVGEAGSGEEAVAMAGHLRPDVVLMDLQLGPGIDGVEATRRIAVPGSGVHVLVLTTYDTDADITRAIEAGATGYLLKAERPEELFAAIRSAAQGRTTLSPPVASRVMDRMRGAAGPTLTDRERDILGQLAHGLGNREIARALFISEATVKTHLGRIYAKLGVDTRAGAVAVAKEQRLLP from the coding sequence GTGACCGTACGGATCCTGCTCTGCGACGACCACGCCGTCGTCCGCGCCGGACTGCTCGCCCTGCTGGGCAGCGCCCCCGGCATCGAGGTGGTCGGCGAGGCGGGCAGCGGCGAGGAGGCCGTCGCGATGGCCGGCCACCTGCGGCCGGACGTCGTCCTGATGGACCTCCAGCTCGGCCCGGGCATCGACGGCGTCGAGGCCACCCGCCGGATCGCCGTGCCGGGCTCCGGCGTCCACGTCCTCGTCCTCACCACGTACGACACGGACGCGGACATCACCCGCGCGATCGAGGCGGGCGCCACGGGCTATCTGCTGAAGGCCGAGCGCCCGGAGGAGCTGTTCGCCGCGATCCGCTCCGCCGCGCAGGGCCGCACGACGCTGTCGCCTCCGGTCGCCAGCCGGGTGATGGACCGGATGCGGGGCGCGGCGGGCCCGACGCTCACCGACCGGGAGCGCGACATCCTCGGGCAGCTGGCCCACGGCCTGGGCAACCGGGAGATCGCCCGGGCGCTGTTCATCAGCGAGGCGACGGTCAAGACCCACCTGGGCCGCATCTACGCGAAGCTCGGCGTCGACACGCGCGCGGGCGCGGTGGCGGTGGCGAAGGAACAGCGCCTGCTGCCGTAG
- a CDS encoding FAD-dependent monooxygenase — MKITVVGGGPAGLYFSILMKRQDPSHEIAVYERNPAGSTYGWGVTYWAGLLDKLRAGDPASAEAISAASVTWTDGVAIVRDERTVHRGDAGFGIGRRRMLGLLADRARELGVRVEFEHGVGGPDAPELAGSDLVVAADGVHSALREAYADRFGAELTSGRNHYIWLGTTKVFDSFSFAFKETEHGWIWCYAYGFSGERSTCVVECSPATWTGLGMDRMNEADSLNLLEKLFADLLDGEPLIGREHADGSAQWLTFRTLTTRTWHHGNLVLLGDAAHTTHYSIGAGTTLALEDALALAAALRPAGDLDAALTTYGKRRRAELVSAQSAARYSAQWYENLPRYMALEPAKMFALLGQRHSPLLPHVPPQLYYRLDRAAEQLEPLRRFKRWLGPRVARAVHRSSRA, encoded by the coding sequence GTGAAGATCACCGTCGTCGGCGGCGGGCCCGCCGGCCTGTACTTCTCGATCCTGATGAAGCGCCAGGACCCGTCCCACGAGATCGCCGTGTACGAACGGAACCCGGCCGGCTCCACGTACGGCTGGGGCGTCACGTACTGGGCGGGCCTGCTCGACAAGCTGCGGGCGGGCGACCCCGCCTCCGCCGAGGCGATCTCCGCCGCCTCGGTCACCTGGACGGACGGCGTCGCCATCGTCCGCGACGAGCGGACCGTGCACCGCGGCGACGCCGGCTTCGGCATCGGGCGCCGCCGGATGCTCGGGCTGCTCGCCGACCGGGCCCGGGAGCTCGGCGTACGGGTCGAGTTCGAGCACGGCGTCGGCGGCCCGGACGCCCCCGAGCTCGCCGGATCCGACCTCGTCGTGGCCGCCGACGGCGTGCACAGCGCGCTCCGCGAGGCGTACGCCGACCGCTTCGGCGCCGAGCTGACCAGCGGGCGCAACCACTACATCTGGCTCGGCACGACCAAGGTCTTCGACTCCTTCAGCTTCGCCTTCAAGGAGACCGAACACGGCTGGATCTGGTGCTACGCCTACGGCTTCAGCGGCGAGCGGTCGACCTGTGTCGTCGAGTGCTCCCCCGCCACCTGGACCGGCCTCGGCATGGACCGGATGAACGAGGCCGACAGCCTGAACCTGCTGGAGAAGCTGTTCGCCGACCTCCTCGACGGCGAGCCGCTGATCGGGCGCGAGCACGCGGACGGCAGCGCGCAGTGGCTGACCTTCCGCACCCTGACCACCCGGACCTGGCACCACGGCAACCTGGTCCTGCTCGGCGACGCGGCCCACACCACCCACTACTCGATCGGCGCGGGCACCACCCTGGCCCTGGAGGACGCCCTCGCGCTGGCCGCCGCGCTGCGCCCGGCGGGCGACCTGGACGCCGCCCTCACCACGTACGGCAAGCGCCGCCGCGCGGAGCTGGTCTCGGCGCAGAGCGCGGCCCGCTACAGCGCGCAGTGGTACGAGAACCTGCCCCGGTACATGGCGCTGGAGCCGGCCAAGATGTTCGCGCTGCTCGGCCAGCGGCACTCCCCGCTCCTCCCGCACGTCCCGCCCCAGCTCTACTACCGGCTGGACCGCGCCGCCGAGCAGCTGGAGCCGCTGCGCCGCTTCAAGCGCTGGCTGGGGCCGCGGGTGGCGAGGGCGGTGCACCGGTCCTCGCGGGCATGA
- a CDS encoding pentapeptide repeat-containing protein, which yields MTRKTVKRVAGVRKPEVRLPPLAVYEGPGLDPDGDYDGLEFTDLDLAGQDGAGARFLDCAVRGCALDETRLRSARFVDSVLEGVRGVGTDLAGAQLRDVEFGVARLGGTQLHGAVLERVWVRGGKIDYLNLRTAELRDVLFEGCVLSEPDFGGATLERVEFRDCVVTGADFGRAKLKDVDLRTAQRLDIVRGVDALAGAVISTGQLLDLASVFAAQLGVRVED from the coding sequence ATGACGCGCAAGACGGTGAAGCGAGTGGCCGGGGTGAGGAAGCCGGAGGTGCGCCTGCCGCCGCTGGCGGTGTACGAGGGTCCCGGGCTCGACCCGGACGGGGACTACGACGGGCTGGAGTTCACGGACCTCGACCTCGCGGGCCAGGACGGCGCGGGGGCGCGGTTCCTGGACTGCGCGGTGCGCGGCTGCGCGCTCGACGAGACGCGGCTGCGGTCGGCGCGCTTCGTCGACTCGGTGCTCGAAGGGGTACGGGGGGTCGGCACCGATCTCGCCGGGGCGCAGCTGCGGGACGTGGAGTTCGGGGTGGCCCGGCTCGGCGGGACGCAGCTGCACGGGGCGGTCCTGGAGCGGGTGTGGGTGCGGGGCGGGAAGATCGACTATCTGAACCTGCGGACGGCTGAGCTGAGGGACGTCCTCTTCGAGGGCTGCGTGCTGAGCGAGCCGGACTTCGGGGGCGCGACGCTGGAGCGGGTGGAGTTCCGGGACTGCGTGGTGACGGGGGCGGACTTCGGCCGGGCGAAGCTGAAGGACGTCGACCTGCGCACCGCCCAGCGCCTGGACATCGTCCGCGGAGTGGACGCGCTGGCGGGCGCGGTGATCTCCACGGGGCAGCTGCTGGACCTGGCGTCGGTGTTCGCGGCGCAGCTGGGGGTGCGGGTGGAGGACTGA
- a CDS encoding zinc-binding dehydrogenase → MHAIRLHAYGPAENLTYERTPDPVPGPGQVRIKVAAAGVHVLDTALREGDPGPFPAPVELPTVPGREVAGTVDALGEGTDPAWLGKRVVAHIGMAPGGYAELTVTEAARLHALPDHLGEAEAVAMIGTGRTTLGILQFTELGPESVAIVPAAAGGIGTLLVQYAKNAGATVIGLAGGPRKTALVRENGADLAVDYTRPEWPEEVRAYLGGRAATIVFDSVGGDTGRAAVDLLGEGGHHLVFGWSGGGEPLTFTEEELAARGIRSEGVLGPVMIQKAGGDVRNLELAALEAAASGTLRPAVHRFPLAEAARAHRALETRGTTGKVVLVP, encoded by the coding sequence ATGCACGCCATCCGCCTCCACGCCTACGGCCCCGCCGAGAACCTGACGTACGAGCGGACGCCCGACCCCGTCCCCGGCCCCGGCCAGGTCCGGATCAAGGTCGCGGCGGCCGGCGTGCACGTCCTCGACACGGCCCTGCGCGAGGGCGACCCGGGCCCCTTCCCCGCCCCCGTGGAGCTCCCGACGGTCCCCGGCCGCGAGGTGGCCGGCACCGTGGACGCGCTCGGCGAGGGCACGGACCCGGCCTGGCTCGGCAAGCGGGTGGTCGCCCACATCGGCATGGCCCCCGGCGGCTACGCCGAACTCACCGTCACCGAGGCCGCCCGCCTCCACGCCCTCCCCGACCACCTGGGCGAGGCGGAGGCGGTGGCGATGATCGGCACGGGCCGCACGACCCTCGGCATCCTGCAGTTCACGGAGCTCGGCCCCGAGTCGGTCGCGATCGTGCCGGCCGCGGCGGGCGGCATCGGCACCCTGCTCGTCCAGTACGCGAAGAACGCGGGCGCCACCGTCATCGGGCTCGCGGGCGGCCCCCGGAAGACCGCGCTGGTCCGCGAGAACGGCGCCGACCTGGCGGTCGACTACACGCGGCCGGAGTGGCCGGAGGAGGTCCGCGCGTACCTGGGCGGGCGCGCCGCGACGATCGTGTTCGACTCGGTCGGCGGCGACACCGGCCGCGCGGCGGTCGACCTGCTCGGCGAGGGCGGCCACCACCTGGTCTTCGGCTGGTCCGGCGGCGGCGAGCCCCTCACGTTCACGGAGGAGGAGCTCGCCGCGCGCGGCATCCGCTCCGAGGGCGTCCTCGGCCCGGTCATGATCCAGAAGGCGGGCGGCGACGTCCGCAACCTGGAACTCGCCGCCCTGGAGGCCGCCGCGTCCGGCACCCTCCGCCCCGCCGTCCACCGCTTCCCGCTCGCGGAGGCGGCCCGGGCCCACCGGGCCCTGGAGACCCGGGGGACGACGGGCAAGGTGGTCCTTGTGCCGTAG
- a CDS encoding GNAT family N-acetyltransferase encodes MIRIATPADVPVIHRLVRDLAEYEKALDEARATEAQLHEALFGERPAAYAHIAETPEGEVAGFALWFLNFSTWRGVHGIYLEDLYVRPDLRGGGHGKALLTELARICVERGYERLEWSVLDWNKPSIEFYESLGARPQDEWTVYRLTDGALAELGRAGV; translated from the coding sequence ATGATCCGTATCGCCACGCCTGCCGACGTCCCCGTCATCCACCGCCTGGTCCGCGACCTCGCGGAGTACGAGAAGGCCCTCGACGAGGCCCGCGCCACCGAGGCCCAGCTCCACGAGGCCCTCTTCGGCGAGCGCCCCGCCGCCTACGCCCACATCGCCGAGACGCCCGAGGGCGAGGTCGCCGGCTTCGCCCTCTGGTTCCTCAACTTCTCGACGTGGCGCGGAGTGCACGGCATCTACCTGGAGGACCTGTACGTCCGCCCCGACCTCCGGGGCGGCGGCCACGGCAAGGCCCTCCTCACCGAACTGGCCCGCATCTGCGTGGAACGCGGCTACGAGCGCCTGGAGTGGTCGGTCCTCGACTGGAACAAGCCGTCGATCGAGTTCTACGAGTCCCTCGGCGCCCGGCCCCAGGACGAGTGGACGGTGTACCGGCTGACGGACGGGGCGCTGGCGGAGCTGGGGCGGGCGGGGGTGTAG
- a CDS encoding aminoglycoside phosphotransferase family protein codes for MIHVPEELAASQAKYNGEAGRAFIAGLPARAEAFLDRWDLHLTGPSMHGVASLVLPVRKDGTPAVLKLQLLDEESEGEPTGLRAWAGNGSVRLLDHDPETGTMLLERADETRHLSTHPDPREAVDVLAGLLARLTALPAPPGLRTLADIAAAMLADTPRAAERLGADDARLLKDCAAAVREVLPEPGDRLLHWDLHYDNILAAEREPWLAIDPKPLAGDPGFDLLPALTDLGDPDPAETLWRFDLLTERLGLDRARARAWTLGRVLQNGLWDVEDGEPALDEDQVSIARTLLSRTA; via the coding sequence GTGATCCACGTACCCGAGGAACTCGCGGCGTCGCAGGCGAAGTACAACGGGGAGGCGGGCCGGGCGTTCATCGCCGGGCTGCCGGCCCGCGCGGAGGCCTTCCTGGACCGCTGGGACCTCCACCTCACCGGCCCGTCGATGCACGGAGTGGCCTCCCTGGTCCTGCCCGTGCGCAAGGACGGCACCCCGGCCGTCCTCAAGCTCCAGCTCCTGGACGAGGAGAGCGAGGGGGAGCCGACGGGCCTGCGGGCCTGGGCCGGGAACGGGTCGGTGCGCCTCCTCGACCACGACCCGGAGACGGGCACGATGCTCCTGGAACGGGCCGACGAGACGCGCCACCTGTCGACCCACCCGGACCCCCGCGAGGCGGTGGACGTCCTGGCCGGGCTGCTGGCCCGGCTGACGGCGCTGCCCGCCCCGCCCGGCCTGCGCACCCTGGCCGACATCGCGGCCGCCATGCTCGCCGACACGCCCCGGGCGGCGGAGCGGCTGGGCGCCGACGACGCCCGGCTCCTGAAGGACTGCGCGGCGGCCGTGCGCGAGGTCCTCCCCGAACCCGGGGACCGCCTCCTCCACTGGGACCTGCACTACGACAACATCCTGGCCGCCGAGCGCGAACCCTGGCTGGCCATCGACCCGAAGCCGCTCGCCGGCGACCCCGGCTTCGACCTGCTCCCCGCCCTGACCGACCTGGGGGACCCGGACCCGGCGGAGACCCTGTGGCGCTTCGACCTGCTGACCGAGCGACTGGGCCTGGACCGGGCGCGGGCCCGCGCCTGGACGCTGGGGCGGGTGCTGCAGAACGGCCTGTGGGACGTCGAGGACGGCGAACCGGCCCTCGACGAGGACCAGGTGTCCATCGCCCGGACGCTCCTGTCGCGGACGGCCTGA
- a CDS encoding DsbA family protein has protein sequence MRVRRTRRAVAAALAVAVIGLAGTACSQDSPTAAAQPAVESADHTAVLAELPASVDGPRIVVGQPEAPHTVTVFVDPRCSYCAKFEAAAGKVLAEQAAAGKVRVEYVIASFLDARTGGTASARAANALRASAEAGPGAFATYQATLFASQPSGESKDGYSVDHLLGIADRVPGLRGAAFDKAVREDAYKDWVASSEKAFEDAGVGGTPTVLVDGRPLPAGNGLYDAARFSEALRDAGV, from the coding sequence ATGCGTGTACGCAGGACCCGGCGGGCGGTGGCCGCCGCGCTGGCCGTCGCCGTCATCGGCCTTGCGGGGACGGCCTGTTCGCAGGACTCCCCGACCGCCGCGGCGCAGCCGGCGGTGGAGTCGGCGGACCACACGGCCGTGCTGGCCGAGCTGCCGGCGTCCGTGGACGGCCCCCGGATCGTGGTCGGGCAGCCCGAGGCGCCGCACACCGTGACGGTTTTCGTCGATCCGCGCTGCAGCTACTGCGCGAAGTTCGAGGCGGCCGCCGGGAAGGTCCTCGCGGAGCAGGCGGCGGCCGGGAAGGTGCGGGTCGAGTACGTGATCGCCTCCTTCCTGGACGCCCGCACGGGCGGTACGGCCTCGGCTCGGGCTGCCAACGCGCTGCGGGCGTCGGCGGAGGCGGGCCCGGGCGCGTTCGCGACGTACCAGGCGACGCTGTTCGCGAGCCAGCCCTCGGGGGAGTCGAAGGACGGCTACTCCGTCGACCACCTCCTCGGGATCGCGGACCGGGTGCCCGGCCTGCGCGGCGCGGCCTTCGACAAGGCCGTCCGGGAGGACGCGTACAAGGACTGGGTGGCCTCCTCGGAGAAGGCCTTCGAGGACGCGGGCGTCGGCGGCACCCCCACCGTCCTGGTGGACGGCAGGCCGCTGCCCGCCGGCAACGGCCTCTACGACGCGGCCCGATTCTCGGAGGCGCTGCGCGACGCCGGTGTCTAG
- a CDS encoding NAD(P)/FAD-dependent oxidoreductase produces MSTINGGISFWYAQEGAPAPREPLPGDTTADVCIVGGGYTGLWTAYYLKKAAPFLDITVLEAKFCGYGASGRNGGWLYNGIAGRDRYAGLHGHEAAVRLQHAMNDTVTEVIEVCAAEGIDADLHRGGVLEVALSPAQLARLKQFHAAELAFGEKDRELYGARETAERIRVAGAVGSSWTPHGARLHPVKLVKGLADAVEALGVTIHESTPVTEIRPKHAVTPYGTVRAPYVLRCTEGFTASLAGQRRTWLPMNSSMIATEPLTDAQWESIGWNGLETLGDMAHAYMYAQRTADGRIALGGRGVPYRFGSKTDNDGRTQPQTIEALREILVRFFPQLAGVGIDHAWSGVLGVPRDWCATVTLDRSTGLGWAGGYVGSGVATTNLAARTLRDLIQQDSGQSGPTDLTTLPWVNHKVRKWEPEPLRWLGVQTMYAAFRGADRREATGHTAATDRVATLANRLSGR; encoded by the coding sequence ATGAGCACGATCAACGGCGGCATCTCGTTCTGGTACGCCCAGGAGGGCGCCCCCGCACCCCGCGAACCGCTGCCCGGCGACACCACCGCCGACGTCTGCATCGTCGGCGGCGGGTACACGGGTCTGTGGACCGCCTACTACCTCAAGAAGGCCGCCCCCTTCCTCGACATCACCGTCCTGGAGGCCAAGTTCTGCGGCTACGGCGCCTCCGGCCGCAACGGGGGCTGGCTCTACAACGGGATCGCGGGCCGCGACCGCTACGCCGGGCTGCACGGCCACGAGGCCGCCGTCCGCCTCCAGCACGCCATGAACGACACCGTCACCGAGGTCATCGAGGTCTGCGCCGCCGAGGGCATCGACGCCGACCTGCACCGCGGCGGCGTCCTGGAGGTCGCCCTCTCCCCCGCCCAGCTCGCCCGCCTCAAGCAGTTCCACGCCGCCGAGCTCGCCTTCGGCGAGAAGGACCGGGAGCTGTACGGGGCCCGCGAGACCGCCGAACGCATCCGCGTCGCCGGAGCCGTGGGGTCCAGCTGGACCCCGCACGGCGCCCGCCTCCACCCGGTGAAGCTGGTCAAGGGGCTCGCCGACGCCGTCGAGGCCCTCGGCGTCACGATCCACGAGTCGACCCCGGTCACCGAGATCCGCCCGAAGCACGCCGTCACCCCGTACGGCACGGTCCGCGCCCCGTACGTGCTGCGCTGCACCGAGGGCTTCACCGCCTCCCTCGCCGGGCAGCGCCGCACGTGGCTCCCCATGAACTCCTCCATGATCGCCACCGAGCCCCTGACCGACGCGCAGTGGGAGTCGATCGGCTGGAACGGCCTGGAGACCCTCGGCGACATGGCGCACGCCTACATGTACGCCCAGCGCACCGCCGACGGCCGCATCGCCCTGGGCGGCCGGGGCGTCCCGTACCGCTTCGGCTCGAAGACCGACAACGACGGCCGCACCCAGCCCCAGACCATCGAGGCCCTGCGCGAGATCCTGGTCCGCTTCTTCCCGCAGCTCGCCGGCGTCGGCATCGACCACGCCTGGTCCGGCGTCCTCGGCGTGCCGCGCGACTGGTGCGCCACCGTCACCCTCGACCGCTCCACCGGCCTCGGCTGGGCCGGCGGCTACGTCGGCTCCGGCGTCGCGACCACCAACCTCGCCGCCCGCACCCTGCGCGACCTCATCCAGCAGGACTCCGGCCAGTCCGGGCCGACCGACCTGACCACGCTGCCCTGGGTGAACCACAAGGTCCGCAAGTGGGAGCCGGAGCCGCTGCGCTGGCTCGGCGTGCAGACGATGTACGCGGCGTTCCGCGGCGCCGACCGCCGCGAGGCCACCGGCCACACCGCCGCCACCGACCGGGTGGCCACCCTCGCCAACCGCCTGAGCGGCCGCTGA
- a CDS encoding TOPRIM nucleotidyl transferase/hydrolase domain-containing protein — MGDMKSFRDAVVAWAGSGRGDEGARERAVGLVGEVGVRGVVLVEGPSDVGAVEAFAGRLGRDLVGEGICVLAMGGAMGVGRFAGFLGPDGLGLRLTGLCDERERDYFERGWTRAGVVGSRDYFVCAADLEDELIRALGVERVIEIVREEGDLRPLETFLRQPAQRERTPQQQLRRFFGTTKGRKIHYGGVLVRGLEGERVPGPLARLFEVL; from the coding sequence ATGGGTGACATGAAGTCGTTCCGGGACGCCGTCGTCGCCTGGGCCGGGAGTGGGCGGGGGGACGAGGGGGCTCGGGAGCGGGCGGTCGGGCTGGTGGGGGAGGTGGGGGTCCGGGGGGTCGTGCTCGTCGAGGGGCCCAGTGATGTCGGGGCCGTCGAGGCGTTCGCCGGGAGGCTGGGGCGGGATCTCGTGGGGGAGGGGATCTGCGTCCTGGCGATGGGGGGTGCCATGGGGGTCGGGCGGTTCGCGGGGTTCCTCGGGCCGGACGGGTTGGGGCTGCGGCTGACCGGGCTCTGCGACGAGCGGGAGCGCGACTACTTCGAGCGCGGGTGGACGCGGGCCGGGGTCGTCGGGTCGCGGGACTACTTCGTGTGCGCGGCGGACCTGGAGGACGAGCTGATCCGCGCGCTCGGGGTGGAGCGGGTGATCGAGATCGTCCGCGAGGAGGGCGACCTCCGGCCGCTGGAGACCTTCCTGCGGCAGCCCGCGCAGCGGGAGCGCACCCCGCAGCAGCAGCTCCGGCGCTTCTTCGGTACGACGAAGGGGCGCAAGATCCACTACGGCGGGGTGCTGGTGCGGGGGCTCGAGGGAGAGCGCGTGCCCGGGCCGCTGGCCCGGTTGTTCGAGGTGCTCTGA
- a CDS encoding DUF6086 family protein, whose amino-acid sequence MDGETLWDAGYRSVRLYFSLMKGVAEHIDLPMGLARNDRLGGCDVEPAVFRAFVAEMYDSYFRTNSAVLRGLWRGPLVTSLVLLDMAGAPLAPGAGREDALWGDMAAVGRSMGAPDWRRYGDVVPDARGGDGHG is encoded by the coding sequence GTGGACGGCGAAACGCTCTGGGACGCGGGGTACCGCAGTGTACGGCTGTACTTCTCGCTGATGAAGGGAGTGGCGGAGCACATCGACTTGCCGATGGGCTTGGCGCGCAACGACCGGCTGGGCGGCTGCGATGTGGAGCCGGCGGTGTTCCGGGCGTTCGTGGCGGAGATGTACGACTCCTACTTCCGGACCAACAGCGCGGTGCTGCGGGGGCTGTGGCGCGGCCCGCTGGTCACGTCGCTCGTTCTCCTGGACATGGCGGGGGCTCCCCTCGCGCCGGGTGCCGGGCGCGAGGACGCCCTGTGGGGAGACATGGCCGCCGTCGGGCGTTCCATGGGGGCGCCGGACTGGAGGCGGTACGGCGACGTCGTACCGGACGCGCGGGGCGGCGACGGACATGGGTGA